In one Streptomyces sp. NBC_00597 genomic region, the following are encoded:
- a CDS encoding DUF1707 domain-containing protein — MDLEKKPAAPAAAPGAAPAELRASDADRDRIAAILADALAEGRLTAEEHSDRLDSLYAVKTVGELEVLVRDLPAPGGAAAAPAYAQAPAPVPAGLTPVSETVVAVCSSSTRKGRWRPGAHTRVVSVLGDVNIDLTEAVFEQQVTEINVTSVLGNVEILVPENVTLRGYGSGVLGNFEVHGEGRAETTDPHAPVVIIRGFALLGNIEARPKLGARLVDLALKMRKRLER; from the coding sequence GTGGACCTGGAAAAGAAGCCCGCCGCGCCTGCCGCCGCCCCCGGAGCCGCCCCCGCCGAACTGCGGGCCTCCGACGCCGACCGCGACCGGATCGCGGCCATCCTGGCCGACGCCCTCGCCGAGGGTCGGCTGACCGCCGAGGAGCACTCCGATCGCCTGGACTCCCTGTACGCCGTGAAGACGGTCGGGGAGCTGGAAGTGCTCGTACGGGATCTCCCCGCGCCCGGCGGCGCCGCCGCGGCGCCCGCGTACGCACAGGCCCCGGCGCCGGTGCCGGCCGGCCTGACCCCGGTCTCGGAGACCGTGGTCGCCGTGTGCAGCAGCTCCACCCGCAAGGGCCGCTGGCGCCCGGGCGCGCACACCCGCGTGGTCTCCGTCCTGGGCGACGTGAACATCGACCTCACTGAGGCCGTCTTCGAGCAGCAGGTCACCGAGATCAACGTGACGAGCGTGCTCGGCAACGTCGAGATCCTGGTCCCGGAGAACGTGACGCTCCGCGGCTACGGCAGCGGCGTCCTCGGCAACTTCGAGGTGCACGGCGAGGGCCGCGCCGAGACCACAGACCCGCACGCACCGGTGGTGATCATCCGCGGCTTCGCCCTGCTGGGCAACATCGAGGCCCGACCCAAGCTCGGCGCCCGCCTGGTCGACCTCGCCCTCAAGATGCGCAAGCGCCTGGAGAGGTAG
- a CDS encoding WhiB family transcriptional regulator, producing MQHPPHQSLQVAAVQSLQARPAAVPKPRVPAREDDGPWHAEAVCRRDEAGLFFAPSKEPTAARLSREEAAKRVCARCPVMVACREHALLQPEPYGVWGGLTAAERRVVLARRRRRAAELRQAPGAGPIAAAG from the coding sequence GTGCAGCATCCGCCGCATCAGTCCCTGCAGGTAGCAGCCGTACAGAGCCTTCAGGCGCGTCCGGCCGCCGTGCCGAAGCCGCGGGTGCCGGCGAGGGAAGACGACGGACCATGGCACGCGGAGGCGGTGTGCCGCCGGGACGAGGCGGGGCTGTTCTTCGCCCCCTCCAAGGAGCCGACCGCGGCCAGGCTCTCCCGCGAGGAGGCCGCCAAGCGCGTGTGCGCCCGCTGCCCGGTGATGGTCGCCTGCCGCGAGCACGCACTCCTCCAACCCGAGCCGTACGGGGTCTGGGGCGGGCTCACCGCTGCCGAGCGCCGCGTGGTGCTGGCCCGCCGCAGGCGCCGGGCGGCGGAACTGCGCCAGGCGCCGGGAGCCGGGCCGATAGCCGCCGCGGGCTGA
- a CDS encoding malonic semialdehyde reductase, translating to MSLVLDSAAQDLLFREARTANSFSDEPVTEEQVQAIYDLVKYGPTAFNSTPLRITLVRSPEARERLVKLMAEGNQTKTASAPLVAILSADNEFHEELPALLPHFPQAKDAFFSERPVREQAALMNAALQAAYFIVGVRAAGLAAGPMGGLDFAGVQKEFLDDDHTPLMVVNIGKPGEDAWFPRGPRLSFDEVITTV from the coding sequence ATGTCTCTCGTTCTTGACTCCGCCGCCCAGGACCTGCTGTTCCGCGAGGCCCGCACCGCCAACTCGTTCTCCGACGAGCCGGTGACCGAGGAGCAGGTCCAGGCGATCTACGACCTGGTCAAGTACGGCCCCACCGCCTTCAACTCGACGCCGCTGCGCATCACGCTGGTCCGCTCCCCCGAGGCCCGCGAGCGCCTCGTGAAGCTCATGGCCGAGGGCAACCAGACCAAGACCGCCTCCGCGCCGCTCGTCGCGATCCTCTCCGCGGACAACGAGTTCCACGAGGAGCTCCCGGCCCTGCTCCCGCACTTCCCGCAGGCCAAGGACGCCTTCTTCAGCGAGCGCCCGGTCCGCGAGCAGGCGGCGCTGATGAACGCCGCCCTGCAGGCCGCGTACTTCATCGTCGGCGTCCGCGCCGCCGGTCTGGCCGCGGGCCCGATGGGCGGCCTGGACTTCGCGGGCGTCCAGAAGGAGTTCCTGGACGACGACCACACCCCGCTGATGGTCGTCAACATCGGCAAGCCGGGCGAGGACGCGTGGTTCCCCCGCGGCCCGCGCCTGAGCTTCGACGAGGTCATCACCACCGTCTGA
- a CDS encoding DUF6879 family protein, producing MPSSVPSFAELLGQCERSAVHLELRDSYAPTDRFEAWKRGERINWDDRESWWHPYDQLIKDTVARGVTVRRARVVSEPVSDYIRWEHYVTHANVTAGEAVRWLPRRRATSIPLPGNDFWLFDGALLRVHHFSGDGAVVEDEITSDPETVKLCSAAFEAVWERAIPHDQYEI from the coding sequence ATGCCGTCGAGCGTGCCCAGCTTCGCTGAGCTGCTTGGCCAGTGCGAGCGATCTGCTGTCCACCTGGAGCTGCGCGACTCCTACGCCCCGACTGATCGGTTCGAGGCGTGGAAGCGCGGTGAGCGGATCAACTGGGATGACCGCGAGTCCTGGTGGCATCCCTACGATCAGTTGATCAAGGACACTGTGGCCCGTGGCGTAACTGTCCGCCGAGCCCGGGTGGTCTCCGAGCCGGTATCGGATTACATCCGCTGGGAGCACTACGTCACCCACGCCAACGTCACGGCGGGTGAGGCAGTCCGGTGGCTGCCACGCCGCCGGGCAACGAGCATCCCCCTGCCGGGCAATGACTTCTGGCTGTTCGACGGCGCTCTCCTCCGTGTGCACCACTTCTCCGGCGACGGAGCAGTGGTCGAGGACGAGATCACGTCCGACCCGGAGACCGTAAAGCTGTGCTCCGCTGCCTTCGAAGCAGTCTGGGAGCGAGCGATTCCGCACGACCAGTACGAGATCTGA
- a CDS encoding DUF4245 domain-containing protein: MKGKQTVWDMVRSLAVIGVVVAGIYIFVPHDENADPTRVVDYRVETLTARRAAPYPVAAPVGLPAEWRATSVTFDRKAANAWHLGFLDPQEQYVAIEQSSDASGKHLAAVTRQAKATGQTQQVGDLAWERWEGEKYDALVRQEQGYATVVTGTATFEDLGKMAAALEFKQGAQQ; this comes from the coding sequence ATGAAGGGCAAGCAGACGGTCTGGGACATGGTCCGGTCGCTGGCGGTGATCGGTGTCGTCGTCGCTGGGATCTACATCTTCGTCCCACATGACGAGAACGCCGATCCGACACGAGTGGTCGACTACCGGGTGGAGACGCTCACGGCGCGGCGCGCGGCGCCGTATCCGGTGGCCGCACCCGTGGGGCTCCCGGCCGAGTGGCGGGCGACCTCGGTGACGTTCGACCGCAAGGCCGCGAACGCCTGGCACCTGGGCTTCCTGGACCCGCAGGAGCAGTACGTCGCGATCGAGCAGTCCAGCGACGCCTCGGGCAAGCACCTGGCGGCCGTCACCCGTCAGGCCAAGGCCACGGGGCAGACGCAGCAGGTCGGAGACCTGGCATGGGAGCGCTGGGAGGGCGAGAAGTACGACGCCCTCGTCCGCCAGGAGCAGGGCTACGCCACGGTGGTGACCGGCACGGCCACGTTCGAGGACCTGGGCAAGATGGCGGCGGCGCTGGAGTTCAAGCAGGGCGCGCAGCAGTGA
- the glpX gene encoding class II fructose-bisphosphatase codes for MTEHNLPPQLEVSPEAPDRNLALELVRVTEAAALAAGRWVGRGDKLGADGAAVNAMRTLISTVSMNGVVVIGEGEKDEAPMLFNGERVGDGTGAEVDIAVDPIDGTTLNAKGMPNAIAVLAAADRGTMFDPSAVFYMEKLVTGPEAADFVDINAPVSVNIRRVAKAKGMAVEDVTVVILDRPRHEGIVKEIRETGARIKFISDGDVAGSVMAVREGTGVDLLLGIGGTPEGIISACAIKCLGGTIQGKLWPKDEAERQKAIDAGHDLDRVLHTNDLVSGENVFFVATGITDGELLRGVHYRAETATTSSLVMRSKSGTIRQIDSTHRLSKLRAYSAIDFDRAQ; via the coding sequence ATGACCGAGCACAACCTGCCGCCCCAGCTCGAAGTCTCTCCGGAGGCCCCCGACCGCAACCTGGCCCTGGAACTCGTCCGAGTGACCGAGGCCGCCGCCCTGGCCGCGGGCCGGTGGGTCGGGCGCGGCGACAAGCTCGGCGCCGACGGCGCCGCGGTCAACGCGATGCGGACCCTGATCTCCACCGTCTCGATGAACGGCGTGGTCGTCATCGGCGAGGGCGAGAAGGACGAAGCCCCCATGCTGTTCAACGGCGAGCGGGTCGGCGACGGCACCGGCGCCGAGGTCGACATCGCCGTGGACCCGATCGACGGCACCACCCTGAACGCCAAGGGCATGCCGAACGCCATCGCCGTGCTCGCCGCCGCCGACCGGGGCACCATGTTCGACCCGTCCGCGGTCTTCTACATGGAGAAGCTGGTCACCGGGCCGGAGGCCGCCGACTTCGTCGACATCAACGCCCCGGTGTCCGTCAACATCCGGCGCGTCGCCAAGGCCAAGGGCATGGCCGTGGAGGACGTCACCGTGGTCATCCTGGACCGCCCCCGCCACGAGGGCATCGTCAAGGAGATCCGCGAGACCGGCGCCCGCATCAAGTTCATCTCGGACGGCGACGTCGCCGGGTCGGTCATGGCCGTCCGCGAGGGCACCGGCGTGGACCTGCTCCTCGGCATCGGCGGCACCCCCGAGGGCATCATCTCGGCCTGCGCCATCAAGTGCCTCGGCGGCACGATCCAGGGCAAGCTGTGGCCGAAGGACGAGGCCGAACGCCAGAAGGCCATCGACGCGGGCCACGACCTGGACCGGGTCCTGCACACCAACGACCTGGTGTCGGGCGAGAACGTCTTCTTCGTCGCCACCGGCATCACGGACGGCGAGCTGCTGCGCGGCGTGCACTACCGCGCGGAGACCGCGACCACGTCCTCGCTGGTCATGCGCTCGAAGTCGGGCACGATCCGGCAGATCGACTCGACCCACCGCCTGTCGAAGCTGCGCGCCTACAGCGCGATCGACTTCGACCGCGCCCAGTAG
- a CDS encoding fumarate hydratase, with protein MPEFAYTDLLPLGEDTTPYRLVTSEGVSTFEADGRTFLKVEPEALRKLAEEAIHDIQHFLRPAHLAQLRRIIDDPEASSNDKFVALDLLKNANIAAAGVLPMCQDTGTAIVMGKRGQNVLTEGGDEAALSRGIYDAYTRLNLRYSQMAPLTMWEEKNTGSNLPAQIELYATDGGAYKFLFMAKGGGSANKSFLYQETKAVLNEASMMKFLEEKIRSLGTAACPPYHLAIVVGGTSAEHALKTAKYASAHYLDELPTEGSPLGHGFRDEALEQQVFELTQKIGIGAQFGGKYFCHDVRVVRLPRHGASLPVAIAVSCSADRQATAKITAEGVFLEQLERDPARFLPDTTDEHLSESSDVVAIDLNQPMDDILATLTQHPVKTRLSLTGPLVVARDIAHAKIKELLDSGAEMPQYLKDHPVYYAGPAKTPEGYASGSFGPTTAGRMDSYVEQFQAAGGSKVMLAKGNRSQQVTDACGTHGGFYLGSIGGPAARLAQDCIKKVEVLEYEELGMEAVWKIEVEDFPAFIVVDDKGNDFFTSREPEQPTFTSIPVRGPGLG; from the coding sequence ATGCCAGAGTTTGCGTACACCGACCTGCTGCCCCTGGGCGAGGACACCACCCCCTACCGGCTGGTGACCTCGGAGGGCGTCTCGACCTTCGAGGCCGACGGCCGTACGTTCCTCAAGGTCGAGCCCGAGGCGCTGCGCAAGCTCGCCGAAGAGGCCATCCACGACATCCAGCACTTCCTGCGCCCCGCGCACCTCGCGCAGCTGCGCCGGATCATCGACGACCCCGAGGCCTCGTCGAACGACAAGTTCGTCGCGCTCGACCTCCTCAAGAACGCGAACATCGCGGCGGCCGGCGTCCTGCCGATGTGCCAGGACACGGGCACGGCGATCGTGATGGGCAAGCGCGGCCAGAACGTCCTCACCGAGGGCGGCGACGAGGCGGCGCTCTCGCGCGGCATCTACGACGCGTACACCCGCCTGAACCTGCGCTACTCGCAGATGGCCCCGCTCACCATGTGGGAGGAGAAGAACACCGGCTCCAACCTGCCCGCGCAGATCGAGCTGTACGCGACGGACGGCGGCGCGTACAAGTTCCTCTTCATGGCCAAGGGCGGCGGCTCGGCCAACAAGTCCTTCCTCTACCAGGAGACCAAGGCGGTCCTCAACGAGGCCTCCATGATGAAGTTCCTGGAAGAGAAGATCCGCTCGCTCGGTACGGCGGCCTGCCCGCCCTACCACCTGGCGATCGTCGTCGGCGGCACCTCCGCCGAGCACGCGCTGAAGACCGCGAAGTACGCCTCCGCGCACTACCTGGACGAGCTGCCGACCGAGGGCTCCCCGCTGGGCCACGGCTTCCGCGACGAGGCCCTGGAGCAGCAGGTCTTCGAGCTGACCCAGAAGATCGGCATCGGCGCGCAGTTCGGCGGCAAGTACTTCTGCCACGACGTCCGCGTCGTCCGCCTGCCCCGCCACGGCGCGTCGCTGCCGGTGGCCATCGCCGTGTCCTGCTCGGCGGACCGCCAGGCCACCGCGAAGATCACCGCCGAGGGCGTCTTCCTGGAGCAGCTGGAGCGCGACCCGGCCCGCTTCCTGCCGGACACCACGGACGAGCACCTGTCCGAGTCCTCGGACGTCGTCGCCATCGACCTGAACCAGCCGATGGACGACATCCTGGCGACCCTCACGCAGCACCCGGTGAAGACCCGCCTCTCGCTGACCGGCCCGCTGGTCGTGGCGCGCGACATCGCGCACGCCAAGATCAAGGAACTGCTGGACTCGGGCGCGGAGATGCCGCAGTACCTGAAGGACCACCCGGTGTACTACGCGGGCCCGGCGAAGACCCCCGAGGGCTACGCCTCGGGCTCCTTCGGCCCGACCACGGCCGGCCGCATGGACTCGTACGTCGAGCAGTTCCAGGCGGCGGGCGGCTCGAAGGTCATGCTGGCCAAGGGCAACCGCTCCCAGCAGGTGACGGACGCCTGCGGCACGCACGGCGGCTTCTACCTCGGCTCGATCGGCGGCCCGGCGGCGCGCCTGGCCCAGGACTGCATCAAGAAGGTCGAGGTCCTGGAGTACGAGGAGCTCGGCATGGAGGCGGTCTGGAAGATCGAGGTCGAGGACTTCCCGGCGTTCATCGTGGTGGACGACAAGGGCAACGACTTCTTCACTTCGCGTGAACCCGAGCAGCCGACGTTCACCAGCATCCCGGTGCGCGGCCCCGGCCTCGGCTGA
- the xseA gene encoding exodeoxyribonuclease VII large subunit: MGLNTSADAPLPVGQVSRLIGGWVDRLGQVWVEGQITQLSRRPGAGVVFLTLRDPSHDISLSVTCYRQVFDEVADAVTEGARVVVLAKPEWYAPRGQLSLRATEIRPVGIGELLARLEKLKRSLASEGLFALDRKKPLPFLPQLIGLVVGRASAAERDVLENARRRWPAVRFEVRNVAVQGVHAVPQVIQAVKELDALDEVDVIIVARGGGSVEDLLPFSDEEVVRTVAAARTPVVSAIGHEPDSPLLDLVADVRASTPTDAAKKVVPDVGEELERVRQLQGRGLRAVRGLLDREERGLAHALARPVFVHPQRMVETREAELEALMGRTRRTLGHLLDRADSELDHTLARVVALSPAATLERGYAVLQRADGHVVRSPEDVSADEVLRARVAEGEFSVRVTGPDTRPHTGPDTAQRDGE; encoded by the coding sequence ATGGGTCTGAATACGTCGGCTGACGCGCCGCTGCCGGTCGGCCAGGTGTCCCGGCTCATCGGGGGCTGGGTCGACAGGCTCGGCCAGGTGTGGGTGGAGGGGCAGATCACGCAGCTCTCGCGGCGGCCGGGGGCGGGGGTGGTCTTCCTGACGCTGCGCGATCCGTCGCACGACATCTCGCTCAGCGTGACCTGCTACCGCCAGGTCTTCGACGAGGTCGCGGACGCAGTGACGGAGGGCGCGCGGGTCGTCGTGCTGGCCAAGCCGGAGTGGTACGCCCCGCGCGGGCAGCTGTCGCTGCGGGCGACCGAGATACGGCCCGTCGGCATCGGCGAGCTCCTCGCGCGGCTGGAGAAGCTCAAGCGGTCGCTCGCCTCCGAGGGGCTGTTCGCGCTGGACCGCAAGAAGCCGCTGCCGTTCCTGCCGCAGCTGATCGGGCTGGTGGTGGGGCGGGCCTCGGCCGCCGAACGCGACGTGCTGGAGAACGCCCGGCGACGCTGGCCGGCGGTCCGCTTCGAGGTACGGAACGTCGCGGTCCAGGGGGTGCACGCGGTGCCCCAGGTGATCCAGGCGGTCAAGGAGCTCGACGCCCTCGACGAGGTCGACGTGATCATCGTGGCGCGCGGCGGCGGCAGCGTGGAGGACCTGCTGCCGTTCTCCGACGAGGAGGTCGTACGGACGGTCGCGGCGGCCCGTACCCCGGTCGTGTCGGCGATCGGGCACGAGCCGGACTCCCCGCTGCTGGACCTGGTCGCGGACGTGCGGGCCTCCACGCCGACGGACGCGGCGAAGAAGGTGGTCCCGGACGTCGGCGAGGAGCTGGAGCGGGTGCGCCAACTGCAGGGCAGGGGGCTGCGGGCGGTACGCGGGCTGCTCGACCGGGAGGAGCGCGGTCTGGCGCACGCCCTCGCACGGCCGGTCTTCGTCCATCCGCAGCGGATGGTGGAGACCCGCGAGGCCGAGCTGGAGGCCCTGATGGGCCGTACCCGGCGGACGCTGGGGCACCTGTTGGACCGGGCCGATTCGGAGCTGGACCACACCCTGGCCCGGGTGGTGGCGCTGTCCCCGGCGGCGACGCTGGAGCGGGGGTACGCCGTGCTCCAGCGGGCGGACGGGCACGTGGTGCGCTCGCCGGAGGACGTCTCGGCGGACGAAGTGCTGCGGGCACGGGTGGCGGAGGGCGAGTTCTCCGTACGGGTCACCGGGCCGGACACCCGCCCGCACACCGGGCCGGACACCGCGCAGCGCGACGGCGAGTGA
- a CDS encoding APC family permease produces MASVTDPGTTPGPALRRSLGFRDLVVYGLLFIAPMAPVGVFGTLDAKSHGAVALVYLFATIAMAFTAFSYAQMVQVAPQAGSVFTYARKGLGEGAGLIAGWMAMLDYLLIPAVAYLFSGIAMNALVPEVSRWVWTALAVLVTTALNLWGVRAAARVGFAVLAMEIAVLLVFVAAAVTVLVQGGAQRGWLSPLTGDGSLGFSLAAVLGAVSVAVLSYLGFDAIASFAEEVTGGSARVARAVLLCLALAGVLFIAQSYLAALLMPVSSAELAADPAQQGPAFYDAVESSVGPWLHDLVAVSKAVGAAFAALAGQAAAGRLVFAMARERRLPGALARTSDGTPRPALLVAATITLIAAVWAARRDDGLDQLVSVVDVGALVAFTLLHASVVGWFVVKRGAGEPIWWKHLLLPLLGAAVTVAVIVEAAPAAQVVGAVWLAVGLCVLYAQRSRHPGPGDPGTPGITSDPGDPGSPSDPGSPSGPPTA; encoded by the coding sequence ATGGCGTCCGTGACGGACCCCGGTACGACGCCGGGGCCCGCCCTCCGGCGGAGCCTCGGCTTCCGGGACCTGGTCGTGTACGGGCTCCTCTTCATCGCTCCCATGGCCCCGGTCGGCGTCTTCGGCACCCTCGACGCGAAATCGCACGGCGCCGTCGCGCTCGTCTACCTCTTCGCGACCATCGCGATGGCCTTCACGGCGTTCTCGTACGCGCAGATGGTCCAGGTGGCCCCGCAGGCCGGGTCGGTCTTCACGTACGCGCGCAAGGGGCTCGGCGAGGGCGCCGGCCTGATCGCCGGCTGGATGGCGATGCTCGACTACCTGCTGATCCCTGCGGTCGCGTACCTGTTCTCCGGAATCGCGATGAACGCGCTGGTCCCGGAGGTCTCCCGGTGGGTGTGGACGGCGCTGGCCGTGCTGGTGACCACCGCCTTGAACCTGTGGGGCGTACGGGCGGCCGCGCGCGTGGGCTTCGCCGTGCTGGCCATGGAGATCGCGGTGCTGCTCGTGTTCGTGGCGGCCGCGGTGACGGTGCTCGTCCAAGGCGGGGCGCAGCGCGGCTGGCTCTCACCGCTGACCGGGGACGGCTCCCTGGGCTTCTCCCTCGCAGCCGTCCTGGGCGCGGTGTCGGTGGCGGTCCTGTCGTACCTCGGCTTCGACGCGATCGCCTCCTTCGCGGAGGAGGTGACGGGGGGCTCGGCGCGGGTGGCGCGCGCGGTGCTGTTGTGCCTGGCGCTGGCCGGGGTCCTGTTCATCGCCCAGAGCTACCTGGCGGCGCTGCTGATGCCGGTGTCCTCGGCGGAGCTGGCGGCCGATCCGGCGCAGCAGGGGCCGGCCTTCTACGACGCGGTGGAGTCCTCGGTCGGTCCTTGGCTGCACGACCTGGTCGCGGTCAGCAAGGCGGTCGGGGCGGCCTTCGCGGCACTGGCCGGGCAGGCGGCGGCGGGCCGGCTGGTGTTCGCGATGGCCCGGGAGCGGCGGCTGCCGGGGGCGCTCGCGCGCACCTCGGACGGGACCCCGCGGCCGGCGCTGCTGGTGGCGGCGACGATCACGCTGATCGCGGCGGTGTGGGCGGCCCGCCGCGACGACGGGCTCGACCAGCTGGTCTCGGTGGTGGACGTCGGCGCGCTCGTGGCGTTCACGCTGCTGCACGCCTCGGTGGTCGGCTGGTTCGTGGTGAAGCGCGGGGCGGGCGAGCCGATCTGGTGGAAGCACCTGCTGCTCCCGCTGCTGGGGGCAGCGGTGACGGTCGCGGTGATCGTGGAGGCGGCCCCCGCGGCGCAGGTGGTCGGCGCGGTCTGGCTGGCGGTGGGCCTGTGCGTCCTGTACGCCCAGCGGAGCCGCCACCCCGGCCCCGGCGACCCCGGCACCCCCGGCATCACCAGCGACCCCGGCGACCCCGGCAGCCCCAGCGACCCCGGCAGCCCCAGCGGCCCGCCCACCGCGTAG
- a CDS encoding helix-turn-helix transcriptional regulator, translating into MPPHPSSSVQKAREDLAGRLREIRRDACISGRELAVRCGWSESKSSRIENAKTPPSDADIRAWCRACSADDQVLDLIAANRQSADAHVQWRRLQRSGLRRLQESTGDLYQQTKMFRVYVSDVIPGFLQTPGYAGALLSSIAGFRGTPDDVSDAVAARIRRNAVLNNGARRFSFVLEEAVLRYRMCSPETMAAQLGHLLGVMDLQNVAVGVIPFSAQRTVWPMPTFTIFDDTRVHADTLDAASTLTQPSQVELYARAFDRLSQGAVRGAAARSLVAGALAALD; encoded by the coding sequence ATGCCCCCGCACCCGTCCTCAAGCGTGCAGAAGGCCCGCGAAGACCTTGCCGGCCGTCTGCGCGAGATACGAAGGGATGCGTGCATCAGCGGGCGGGAGCTGGCCGTCAGATGCGGTTGGTCGGAGTCGAAGTCGTCCCGGATCGAGAATGCCAAGACACCTCCCTCCGACGCTGACATCAGGGCGTGGTGCCGAGCTTGCTCCGCTGACGATCAGGTCCTCGACCTGATCGCGGCAAACAGGCAATCAGCCGATGCGCACGTTCAGTGGAGACGACTTCAGCGGAGCGGTCTCCGCCGCCTGCAAGAGTCCACGGGGGACCTGTACCAGCAGACCAAGATGTTTCGGGTCTACGTCTCGGACGTGATCCCCGGATTCCTCCAGACACCTGGATACGCCGGTGCTCTGCTGTCGTCCATCGCGGGCTTCCGGGGGACCCCGGACGATGTGAGTGACGCCGTGGCGGCCCGCATACGACGAAACGCGGTGCTGAACAATGGCGCCCGACGGTTCTCTTTCGTGTTGGAGGAAGCCGTACTGCGGTACCGGATGTGCAGTCCGGAAACCATGGCAGCCCAACTTGGTCACCTGCTCGGGGTGATGGATCTCCAGAACGTCGCCGTGGGCGTCATCCCGTTCTCGGCGCAACGGACCGTATGGCCCATGCCAACCTTCACGATCTTCGATGACACCAGGGTGCACGCGGACACGCTGGACGCCGCTTCCACGCTCACTCAGCCGAGTCAGGTCGAGCTGTACGCCCGGGCCTTCGACCGGCTCTCACAAGGGGCTGTGCGGGGCGCTGCGGCACGTTCCCTCGTAGCGGGTGCGTTGGCGGCCCTGGACTGA
- a CDS encoding exodeoxyribonuclease VII small subunit, translating into MTETDTSLGYEQARDELIEVVRKLEAGGTSLEDSLALWERGEELAQVCRHWLEGARARLDSALAAREAGADAGDGGGRGGAPDA; encoded by the coding sequence ATGACGGAGACCGATACCTCGTTGGGGTACGAGCAGGCCCGGGACGAACTCATCGAGGTCGTCCGCAAGCTGGAGGCCGGCGGTACCTCCCTTGAGGACTCCCTCGCGCTCTGGGAGCGCGGCGAGGAGCTCGCCCAGGTCTGCCGGCACTGGCTGGAAGGTGCCCGCGCGCGGCTCGACTCCGCGCTGGCGGCCCGCGAAGCGGGGGCCGACGCGGGCGACGGGGGCGGCAGGGGTGGCGCGCCGGACGCCTGA
- a CDS encoding TIGR03086 family metal-binding protein, whose protein sequence is MTASTWAVLHRAHEALRSAVDGVPADAWGRPTPCDRWNVGQVLRHAAGDQLAYAARLTGGSGPAEDPFAPSATLPGAPAELLAPALDAAAETFAGVAPGTIEVAVPLPPFAVPAETAVGAAALDAAVHAWDIAVATGRPSPLTPALAAALRPTAEALAEPLRSFAHAAALVPAPDPVPDPAADPVGSLLAHLGRRPDWTPPRA, encoded by the coding sequence ATGACCGCATCCACGTGGGCCGTGCTCCATCGTGCGCACGAGGCGCTGCGCTCCGCCGTCGACGGCGTGCCCGCCGACGCCTGGGGCCGCCCGACGCCCTGTGACCGGTGGAACGTCGGCCAAGTGCTCCGGCACGCGGCCGGCGACCAGCTCGCCTACGCCGCCCGCCTCACCGGCGGATCCGGCCCGGCCGAGGACCCCTTCGCACCCTCCGCCACCCTGCCCGGCGCCCCCGCGGAGCTGCTGGCTCCGGCGCTCGACGCCGCGGCCGAAACCTTCGCCGGGGTCGCGCCCGGCACGATCGAGGTCGCCGTACCGTTGCCCCCGTTCGCGGTCCCCGCCGAGACCGCGGTCGGCGCGGCCGCCCTCGACGCCGCCGTCCACGCCTGGGACATCGCCGTCGCCACGGGCAGGCCCTCCCCGCTGACCCCCGCCCTCGCCGCGGCCCTGCGCCCGACCGCGGAGGCGCTCGCGGAGCCCCTGCGCAGCTTCGCCCACGCCGCGGCGCTCGTGCCCGCCCCCGATCCCGTCCCCGATCCCGCCGCCGACCCGGTCGGCTCGCTGCTCGCCCACCTCGGCCGGCGCCCCGACTGGACTCCGCCGCGGGCATGA